Proteins encoded in a region of the Thermocaproicibacter melissae genome:
- a CDS encoding dipicolinate synthase subunit B, which produces MEKPVIGFAMCGSYCTFRTVIDEMRKIAESGYPLIPIMSGNASSTDTRFGNAKDYVKEVEEICGRKLLTTIPDTEPLGPKRLVDILIIAPCTGNTLGKLANGITDTSVTMAAKSCLRIGLPVLLAPATNDALAASAQNLGRLLNTKNIYFVPMKQDAPQKKPFSLVADFSMILPCALAALEGKQIRPVFLVNDEGA; this is translated from the coding sequence TTGGAAAAACCGGTAATTGGCTTTGCAATGTGCGGTTCATACTGCACATTCCGAACCGTTATAGACGAGATGCGAAAAATTGCGGAGAGCGGTTATCCGCTGATTCCAATTATGTCGGGGAATGCCTCAAGCACAGACACAAGATTTGGCAATGCCAAAGATTATGTGAAAGAAGTGGAAGAAATCTGCGGACGAAAGCTTCTGACAACGATTCCGGATACCGAGCCGCTCGGCCCTAAGAGACTCGTTGATATTCTTATTATTGCTCCATGCACGGGCAATACACTCGGAAAGCTCGCCAACGGGATTACGGATACGTCTGTCACCATGGCGGCAAAATCCTGTCTGCGGATTGGCCTTCCGGTCCTATTGGCACCGGCTACCAATGATGCGCTGGCGGCGTCAGCGCAGAATCTCGGTAGGCTGCTTAACACAAAAAACATTTACTTTGTGCCCATGAAACAGGATGCACCGCAAAAGAAGCCGTTTTCACTTGTCGCAGATTTCAGCATGATTCTGCCGTGTGCCCTTGCAGCACTGGAGGGGAAACAGATTCGGCCTGTTTTTCTCGTGAATGACGAGGGAGCTTGA